A window of the Lactuca sativa cultivar Salinas chromosome 5, Lsat_Salinas_v11, whole genome shotgun sequence genome harbors these coding sequences:
- the LOC111918613 gene encoding probable chlorophyll(ide) b reductase NYC1, chloroplastic, protein MATVAKFHIVPANFHHRTTQSPLSQLGFCRSSVSWDSIPSFSRRRVFVQPCKSFRTEDRKNGGAKDNKSTKKIANSDKNIRKNLLGAIKSFIFSKDNSVEKLEENLSKIALHFGRYIVTMMSTGVILLIGFNLSGGDGQMNDLIWYSWVGGIIIGTMIGSNMVLDEVSRAGPRNVVITGSTRGLGKALAREFLLSGDRVVIASRSEESVNMTIKELEENLQEGVASAASSCRKKLANAKVVGTSCDVCDPNDVRNLANFAVNELGSIDIWINNAGTNKGFRPLLEFTDQDIQQIVSTNLVGSILCTREAMHVMSNQHKAGHIFNMDGAGSGGSSTPLTAVYGSTKCGLRQLQSSLFKESKKSKVGVHTASPGMVLTDLLLSGSTIQNKQMFNIICELPETVARTLVPRMRVVKGSGKAINYLTPPRILLALVTAWVRRGRWFDDKGRALYAAEADRLRNWAESRTRFSFTDAMEMYTENTWVSVFSLSIVCAFIILSSTTGNAAPGT, encoded by the exons ATGGCCACGGTGGCGAAATTTCACATTGTTCCGGCGAACTTCCACCACAGAACCACCCAATCTCCGCTTTCCCAACTGGGTTTCTGCCGGAGCTCAGTTTCTTGGGACTCAATACCATCATTTTCTCGACGGAGGGTGTTTGTGCAGCCGTGTAAATCGTTTAGAACCGAAGATAGGAAAAACGGAGGTGCAAAAGATAATAAAAGTACGAAAAAGATAGCGAATTCTGATAAAAACATAAGAAAAAATTTACTGGGAGCTATCAAATCTTTCATCTTTTCGAAAGATAATTCAGTGGAAAAGCTAGAAGAGAATTTATCAAAG ATTGCTCTTCATTTTGGGAGATATATTGTGACAATGATGAGCACTGGAGTAATTTTATTGATTGGATTCAATTTGTCAG GTGGAGATGGTCAAATGAATGATTTGATTTGGTATAGTTGGGTTGGAGGCATTATCATTGGAACCATGATTGGTTCCAACATGGTTTTAGATGAAGTTAGTCGGGCCGGTCCTCGAAATGTTGTCATAACCGGAAG TACTAGAGGGCTTGGAAAAGCTCTTGCTCGTGAATTCCTACTTTCCGGAGATCGTGTGGTCATTGCTTCAAGAAG CGAAGAATCTGTCAATATGACAATTAAAGAACTTGAGGAAAACTTACAAGAAGGTGTAGCATCTGCCGCAAGTTCATGTAGGAAAAAATTAGCGAATGCAAAAGTGGTGGGAACTTCATGTGATGTTTGTGATCCTAATGATGTTAGGAACTTAGCTAACTTTGCTGTCAATGAACTCGGTTCTATAGATATTTGG ATAAACAATGCTGGAACTAACAAAGGTTTCAGACCGTTGTTGGAGTTCACCGACCAAGATATACAACAG ATTGTGTCTACAAATCTGGTGGGATCGATACTTTGCACCCGTGAAGCCATGCACGTGATGAGTAACCAACACAAAGCGGGTCATATTTTTAACATGGACGGTGCTGGTTCCGGTGGATCAAGCACGCCTCTGACAGCTGT CTACGGGTCAACAAAATGTGGTCTTAGACAACTTCAATCGTCTTTATTTAAAGAAAGCAAAAAGTCAAAAGTTGGAGTTCATACGGCCTCTCCTGGCATGGTTCTCACCGACTTACTCTTGAG TGGATCGACTATTCAGAATAAGCAAATGTTTAATATAATTTGTGAGCTACCCGAGACAGTTGCTAGAACATTGGTCCCAAGGATGAGAGTTGTAAAAGGAAGTGGAAAGGCGATTAACTACTTAACTCCTCCAAGAATTTTACTTGCATTGGTCACTGCTTGGGTAAGGCGAGGACGATGGTTCGATGATAAG GGAAGAGCGTTATATGCAGCAGAAGCAGATAGGCTAAGAAACTGGGCTGAAAGTCGAACTCGTTTTTCATTCACAGACGCCATGGAAATGTACACAGAAAACACATGGGTTTCTGTGTTTTCACTTTCTATAGTTTGTGCATTTATTATCCTCTCAAGCACCACTGGTAACGCGGCACCTGGCACATAG
- the LOC111891351 gene encoding uncharacterized protein LOC111891351 encodes MEGVLDFDTIDVELDEDLLKKQSRRCRDEFLKSLSLDDEDEDLIIPLFENVEDDEAPVEEEPLDDEQEEEENVDEVVDEEENDSEAQFKYSTHDPNVKWNRMKPQEGERYESPQQLKLCLTNHAISKGYQIRFNKCDSVRLHCVCASDHEKFGCPYYVKASWMSTEKSFQIKKMYPHHTCVKNFNNGKLMGPTWLARQFLKELIRTPNLKAKEIQEKVQHKFHTKISWVRSYRARCRAMSMIEGKLGDHYARVWDYGGELLRSNPDSTIKICVEDNNDGTTIFKRMYICFKSIKEGWKMGCRRVIGIDGSFLKGQCKGQLLTAIGRDPNNHVFPIAWAIVDIENKFNWKWFLQLLEVDLGMDAGRGMCVISDQHKGLLEATKEVLPYVEHRQCARHIYANFRKVYSGIQLRNLFWKAAKSTVEGEFKNHMDEIRQISPGAYEHLMAREPNTWCRAFFFTGLACEAVENGMAECFNAVILDARKKPLLTMLEEIRLYMMDRFYNLRELAEKLEGDVCPSAIKKMEEFGEDLKFWRVHPSGQNEFEVRNGLESYGVNIEKRSCACRLWDVSGIPCVHAQASIMLTHQDPKTFISKCFGKAMYISSYSSNILPVNGSNLWKEAPYIKPLPPLERRMPGRPTVKRKRHVSERDDKFSQVSSKGKTVQCQNCQQKGHNKKTCKTPHVEPDPKPNKKIGRPRLTLV; translated from the exons ATGGAAGGTGTGTTGGACTTTGACACGATCGACGTGGAACTAGATGAAGACCTTCTAAAGAAACAGAGTAGGAGATGTAGAGATGAGTTCTTGAAATCACTGTCTCTtgacgatgaagatgaagactTAATTATCCCATTATTCGAGAatgttgaagatgatgaagcacCCGTGGAAGAAGAACCTTTGGATGACGAACAGGAGGAGGAAGAAAATGTAGATGAAGTTGTGGATGAAGAGGAAAATGATAGTGAAGCTCAGTTTAAATATTCCACACATGATCCAAATGTGAAATGGAATAGAATGAAACCTCAAGAGGGAGAAAGGTATGAATCTCCACAGCAACTTAAACTCTGTTTAACAAATCATGCCATATCTAAAGGTTATCAAATTAGGTTTAATAAATGTGATAGTGTTAGACTACACTGTGTGTGTGCTAGTGATCATGAGAAATTCGGTTGCCCTTATTATGTTAAAGCCTCTTGGATGAGCACTGAAAAGTCATTCCAAATAAAGAAAATGTATCCACATCATACATGTGTCAAGAATTTTAACAATGGAAAACTTATGGGACCAACATGGTTAGCTAGACAATTCCTTAAAGAACTTATTAGGACACCTAATTTGAAAGCTAAGGAAATCCAAGAAAAAGTTCAACACAAATTTCACACTAAGATTTCATGGGTAAGGAGTTATAGGGCTAGATGTAGGGCAATGTCCATGATTGAGGGAAAATTAGGTGATCACTATGCAAGGGTGTGGGATTATGGTGGTGAATTGCTAAGATCCAATCCAGACAGCACCATTAAAATTTGTGTTGAAGACAACAATGATGGTACAACTATTTTCAAAAGGATGTACATATGTTTCAAATCAATCAAAGAAGGGTGGaagatgggttgtagaagggtaatAGGGATCGATGGATCTTTTCTGAAAGGGCAGTGTAAGGGACAATTATTAACAGCCATAGGTAGGGACCCAAACAATCACGTTTTTCCCATAGCTTGGGCTATAGTTGATATTGAGAATAAGTTTAACTGGAAGTGGTTCCTTCAGTTGTTAGAGGTTGACCTTGGAATGGATGCAGGAAGGGGCATGTGTGTAATTTCAGACCAACATAAGGGTCTTCTTGAGGCAACAAAGGAGGTGTTACCATATGTTGAGCATAGACAGTGTGCACGACATATCTATGCCAACTTCAGAAAAGTATATAGTGGAATTCAGTTAAGGAACCTATTCTGGAAGGCTGCCAAATCAACTGTAGAGGGTGAATTCAAGAATCACATGGATGAGATTAGACAGATTAGCCCAGGTGCTTATGAACATCTAATGGCAAGGGAGCCAAATACATGGTGCAGGGCTTTCTTTTTCACTGGATTGGCCTGTGAGGCTGTAGAAAATGGTATGGCAGAATGCTTCAATGCAGTTATACTTGATGCTAGGAAGAAGCCACTACTGACCATGCTTGAAGAGATAAGGCTGTATATGATGGACAGGTTTTACAACCTCAGGGAGTTAGCTGAAAAATTGGAAGGAGATGTGTGTCCATCTGCAATTAAGAAAATGGAAGAATTTGGTGAGGACTTGAA GTTTTGGAGGGTACACCCTAGTGGACAAAATGAATTTGAAGTTAGAAATGGTCTTGAATCATATGGAGTCAACATAGAGAAAAGGAGTTGTGCATGTAGACTTTGGGATGTATCAGGGATACCATGTGTCCATGCCCAAGCATCTATCATGTTAACTCATCAGGATCCAAAGACATTTATCAGCAAGTGCTTTGGTAAGGCAATGTACATTTCAAGTTATAGTTCTAACATTCTACCTGTTAATGGCAGCAATTTATGGAAAGAAGCTCCTTATATTAAGCCCTTACCCCCCTTAGAGAGGAGGATGCCAGGCAGGCCTACTGTGAAAAGGAAAAGGCATGTATCAGAGAGGGATGACAAGTTCTCTCAAGTGTCCTCAAAGGGCAAAACTGTCCAATGTCAAAACTGTCAACAAAAGGGGCACAACAAGAAAACCTGTAAAACTCCACATGTTGAACCAGATCCTAAACCCAATAAGAAAATAGGCAGGCCAAGATTGACCCTAGTCTAA